From the Quercus lobata isolate SW786 chromosome 6, ValleyOak3.0 Primary Assembly, whole genome shotgun sequence genome, one window contains:
- the LOC115994770 gene encoding probably inactive leucine-rich repeat receptor-like protein kinase At3g28040 has protein sequence MTITLMGFLHLLLLAAATSSLQQYCMGMGVPVQLNDDVLGLIVFKSDLHDPSSNLDSWNEDDDSPCSWEYIQCNPVTSRVSEVSLDGLGLSGKIGRGLEKLQHLKVLSLSRNNFSGTISPQLTLTSGLERLNLSHNSLSGNIPSSLVNMSSIRFLDLSKNSFTGPVPDNLFQNCVSMRYLSLAENMLEGSLPSTLSSCSFLNYLNLSKNSFTGNLDFASWFGSLKRLRILDVSNNALSGSVPAGISAIHNLKELLLEGNHFSGPLPFDIGLCLHLNRLDLGDNQFTEPLPDSLQRLNSLTLFRASNNMFTGSFPQWISNMSSLQYIDFSNNGLTGSLPSSIGYLKSLNYLSLSDNKLSGNIPMSLADCTYLSVINLRSNNFHGMIPEGLFDLGLEEVDFSQNALMGSIPHGSSRLFESLRTLDLSRNNLTGSMPAEMGLFSSLTYLNISWNKLQSMVPPELGFFQNLTILDLRNNALFGPIPEDICDSGSLGILQLDGNTLTGPIPEDIGNCTSLYLLSLSHNNLSGSIPVSASELKRLKILNLEFNELSGEIPQELGRLENLLAVNISYNRLTGRLPVGGIFQSLDESSLQGNLGICSPLLKGPCKMNVPKPLVLDPNAYGNQMGDHNQRDRSSKSTQLGHHKFLSVSAIVAISAAILIAIGVIVITLLNVSARQRLTFVDNALESMCSSSSRSASPPVGKLIMFDSGSSPDWISNPESLLNKASEIGSGVFGTVYKASFGAQGGIVAIKKLATSNIIQYPEDFDREVKILGKAKHPNLIALMGYYWTPQTKLLVTEYAPNGSLQAKLHERLPSTPSISWANRFKILLGTAKGLAHLHHSFRPPIIHYNLKPSNILLDENYNPKISDFGLARLLTKLEKHIISNRFQSALGYVAPELACQSLRVNEKCDVYGFGMMIFELVTGRRPVEYGEDNVVILSDHVRVLLEQGNVLECVDHSMSEYQEDEVLPVLKLALVCTSQIPSSRPSMTEVVQILQVIKTPVPQRMELY, from the exons atgacGATAACTTTGATGGGTTTTCTCCATTTGCTACTTCTTGCTGCTGCTACTTCTTCTTTGCAACAATATTGCATGGGGATGGGGGTCCCTGTCCAACTCAACGACGATGTTTTAGGCCTTATTGTCTTCAAGTCAGACCTTCATGACCCTTCTTCGAATCTCGATTCATGGAACGAAGACGATGATTCCCCTTGCTCTTGGGAATACATTCAGTGCAACCCTGTCACCAGTCGTGTTTCCGAGGTTTCACTTGATGGCCTAGGCTTATCTGGCAAAATTGGAAGAGGGCTCGAGAAGTTACAACACTTGAAGGTACTCTCACTCTCACGTAACAATTTTTCTGGTACTATTAGTCCCCAACTTACTCTCACTTCTGGCCTTGAAAGACTTAATCTTAGTCACAATAGTCTTTCAGGCAACATTCCCAGTTCACTTGTGAATATGAGTTCTATTCGATTTCTTGATCTTTCTAAGAACTCATTCACTGGACCTGTCCCTGATAATCTGTTTCAAAACTGCGTTTCTATGCGCTACCTGTCTTTAGCAGAGAATATGCTTGAGGGGTCACTTCCAAGTACACTCTCTAGTTGCTCCTTTTTGAATTACCTTAATCTCTCCAAAAACAGTTTCACTGGGAACCTAGATTTTGCTTCCTGGTTTGGGTCATTGAAAAGGCTTCGGATTTTGGATGTTTCCAACAATGCACTATCTGGGTCTGTACCAGCAGGAATCTCAGCCATCCATAACTTAAAGGAGCTTCTTTTAGAGGGTAATCACTTCTCAGGACCACTACCCTTTGATATAGGACTATGTCTTCACTTGAATAGGTTGGATTTAGGTGATAATCAATTCACAGAACCACTGCCAGATTCACTGCAAAGGCTGAactctttgaccttattcaggGCTTCAAATAACATGTTCACAGGTTCTTTCCCTCAGTGGATATCTAACATGAGCAGTCTGCAATATATAGACTTTTCCAACAACGGTCTCACTGGGAGCCTCCCATCTTCAATTGGTTACTTGAAATCACTAAACTATTTGAGTTTGTCTGATAACAAGCTTAGTGGAAACATTCCAATGTCACTGGCTGATTGTACTTACTTGTCTGTTATCAACTTGAGGTCTAACAATTTTCATGGTATGATACCGGAGGGTCTGTTTGATCTGGGATTGGAGGAAGTAGACTTTTCACAAAACGCATTAATGGGCTCAATCCCACATGGTTCGAGTAGGCTCTTTGAATCTCTACGGACATTGGATCTGTCCAGGAACAACCTTACAGGAAGTATGCCTGCAGAAATGGGTCTCTTCTCTAGCTTGACATACTTGAATATATCATGGAACAAACTACAATCCATGGTGCCCCCAGAGCTCGGATTCTTTCAGAACTTAACCATCTTAGATCTTCGTAACAACGCCTTATTCGGTCCAATCCCTGAGGATATATGTGACTCAGGAAGTTTGGGAATTCTTCAATTGGATGGCAATACATTGACGGGGCCCATTCCTGAAGATATTGGGAATTGTACATCTCTCTACTTACT GAGCTTGTCACACAATAATTTGAGTGGTTCGATTCCAGTGTCTGCTTCTGAGTTGAAAAGGCTGAAGATTTTAAATTTGGAGTTCAATGAGCTGAGCGGAGAGATACCCCAAGAGCTTGGAAGATTGGAAAATCTACTTGCTGTAAATATATCTTACAACAGGCTCACAGGCAGGCTTCCTGTTGGGGGTATATTTCAAAGCCTGGATGAAAGTTCCTTGCAGGGAAACTTGGGTATTTGCTCACCCTTGTTGAAGGGACCATGTAAGATGAATGTTCCAAAGCCTCTAGTCCTTGACCCCAATGCCTACGGGAATCAAATGGGTGATCATAATCAAAGAGACAGATCTTCCAAGTCCACACAACTCGGTCACCACAAGTTCCTTAGTGTTTCTGCTATTGTAGCAATTTCAGCAGCAATACTAATCGCAATTGGGGTGATTGTTATCACCTTACTAAATGTGTCCGCCCGGCAAAGGCTCACATTTGTGGACAATGCCTTGGAAAGCATGTGCTCAAGCTCTTCCCGCTCAGCAAGCCCACCTGTAGGGAAGCTCATTATGTTTGATTCAGGGTCATCCCCTGACTGGATTAGCAATCCAGAATCTCTACTTAACAAGGCCTCTGAGATTGGCAGTGGAGTCTTTGGAACAGTTTACAAGGCCTCATTCGGAGCACAAGGAGGAATAGTAGCAATTAAAAAGCTTGCTACCTCAAATATAATCCAATATCCTGAGGACTTTGATCGAGAAGTTAAAATCTTAGGAAAAGCAAAGCACCCGAATCTGATAGCACTGATGGGATACTACTGGACTCCTCAAACAAAGCTGCTGGTAACGGAGTATGCACCCAATGGCAGCTTACAAGCCAAACTACACGAAAGGCTTCCTTCAACCCCATCTATTTCTTGGGCCAATAGGTTCAAAATCCTGCTTGGAACAGCAAAGGGACTTGCACATTTGCATCATTCTTTCCGTCCACCCATCATTCACTACAACCTAAAACCAAGCAACATCTTGCTTGATGAGAATTACAACCCAAAGATATCAGATTTTGGACTGGCCCGGCTTCTAACAAAGCTTGAGAAGCACATAATAAGTAACAGATTTCAGAGTGCACTTGGTTATGTGGCACCAGAACTAGCATGCCAGAGCTTAAGGGTTAATGAAAAATGTGATGTttatggctttggaatgatgatattTGAGCTTGTGACAGGTAGAAGACCTGTGGAATATGGAGAAGACAATGTTGTGATATTGAGTGACCATGTGAGGGTGTTGCTTGAGCAAGGGAATGTGTTGGAGTGTGTTGATCACAGCATGAGTGAGTACCAGGAAGATGAGGTCTTGCCAGTTCTCAAATTGGCTCTGGTTTGCACCTCTCAGATACCTTCTAGCAGGCCCTCAATGACAGAAGTGGTGCAAATACTGCAAGTCATTAAGACCCCAGTTCCACAGAGAATGGAGTTATACTAA